In Caldicellulosiruptor obsidiansis OB47, a single window of DNA contains:
- the recD2 gene encoding SF1B family DNA helicase RecD2, which translates to MQQNIQGMVSDIIYRNLENSYTVFEIICDDEVFTAVGIVPDIAIGEKVSVYGEFYVHPVYGQQLKVSYLEKLLPQTKDEIYLYLSSGVIKGIGQKTAKKIVDTFGDDTARVLQEEPEKLLSIRGMTPEKVERIRNMFAFQKFLKDIMSIFSQYGLSQNHAMRLFKLYGFSALSLLQENPYFLLEVFPELDFKKVDRLALDMGVMPDDGRRISAKILNLLTLAANSEGHTCLPENRLKQVCSKTLDLPVEKIEDALEVLAQERRIVKDEVESQKMVFLYGYYECEKYIADKILSMLKEYDDIADIDEKISQFEAKNGIAFSPNQKKAIKMALTQGVSIITGGPGTGKTTIIKCIIQIFEGEGKKVFLCAPTGRAAKRMQAACERESKTIHRLLEMTVLDTHVIFQKGPNNPLKCDAIVVDEMSMVDSFLMNYLLAATKPTTRIVLVGDKDQLPSVGAGNVLKDLIKSEIVPCTTLTEVYRQSENSFIVLNAHRINRGEFPHLQKESDFYFIQKNSQEEILKTVIELVIKKVPNYLSCDPMTDIQVLCPSKKGIVGMYNLNRVLQQYLNPPHPSKKEYAYKENLFRVGDKVMQVKNNYSLEYEILQGEEKGKVSTGIFNGDIGVVKDIDRAQGVLEILFDDEKFVYYDFSLLDDLELAYAMTVHKSQGSEFRCIVMPVVETYPILMTRNLLYTAVTRAKELVVLVGKKSALEYMIANQKEAMRYSALCDFLLRGQENMQVRAL; encoded by the coding sequence ATGCAGCAAAACATTCAAGGTATGGTTAGCGATATAATCTACAGGAATTTGGAAAATAGCTATACGGTGTTTGAGATAATCTGCGACGATGAGGTGTTCACAGCAGTAGGGATAGTTCCAGACATTGCTATCGGTGAAAAGGTGAGCGTATACGGTGAGTTTTATGTTCATCCTGTTTACGGTCAGCAGCTGAAAGTAAGCTACCTTGAGAAACTTCTGCCGCAGACAAAGGATGAGATATATCTTTATCTTTCCTCTGGAGTAATAAAAGGTATCGGGCAGAAGACTGCAAAGAAGATTGTTGATACCTTTGGAGATGACACTGCAAGAGTTTTGCAGGAAGAGCCTGAAAAGCTTCTTAGTATTCGCGGCATGACACCCGAAAAGGTTGAGCGAATAAGGAATATGTTTGCATTCCAAAAATTTTTGAAAGATATCATGTCAATCTTTTCCCAGTACGGGCTTTCACAGAACCATGCAATGAGACTTTTTAAACTTTATGGATTTTCTGCTCTGTCGCTTTTACAGGAAAATCCATATTTTCTTTTAGAAGTGTTCCCAGAGCTTGACTTTAAAAAGGTTGACAGGCTTGCACTTGACATGGGAGTTATGCCAGATGACGGAAGAAGAATATCTGCCAAGATACTTAATCTTTTGACACTGGCAGCAAATAGTGAAGGGCATACCTGCCTGCCAGAAAATAGGCTCAAACAGGTTTGTTCAAAAACTCTTGACCTTCCAGTGGAAAAAATAGAAGATGCGCTTGAAGTTTTAGCTCAAGAAAGAAGAATTGTAAAAGATGAAGTTGAATCTCAAAAGATGGTGTTTTTGTACGGTTACTATGAGTGTGAAAAGTATATAGCAGATAAAATCCTGTCAATGCTAAAAGAATATGATGACATTGCTGATATAGATGAAAAGATCTCTCAGTTTGAAGCAAAAAACGGTATTGCATTTTCGCCAAATCAAAAGAAAGCCATCAAGATGGCACTGACTCAAGGCGTTAGCATTATCACAGGAGGTCCTGGTACAGGAAAGACAACAATAATAAAATGCATTATTCAAATTTTCGAGGGTGAAGGCAAAAAGGTTTTTCTTTGTGCACCAACAGGAAGAGCTGCAAAGAGGATGCAGGCAGCCTGCGAAAGAGAATCAAAAACAATCCACAGACTTTTGGAAATGACAGTTTTAGACACACATGTTATTTTCCAAAAAGGACCAAATAATCCCTTAAAATGCGATGCTATAGTGGTGGATGAAATGAGCATGGTAGACAGTTTCCTGATGAACTATCTTCTTGCTGCAACAAAACCGACAACAAGAATTGTGCTTGTTGGAGACAAAGACCAGCTTCCATCTGTTGGTGCAGGGAATGTCTTAAAAGACCTTATAAAAAGCGAAATTGTACCTTGCACCACTTTGACAGAGGTGTATCGCCAGAGCGAAAATAGCTTTATAGTCCTCAATGCACACAGGATAAACAGAGGTGAGTTTCCACATCTTCAAAAGGAGAGCGATTTTTATTTTATCCAGAAAAACTCTCAGGAAGAGATTTTAAAAACTGTAATTGAACTTGTGATAAAAAAGGTTCCAAACTATCTTTCGTGCGATCCGATGACAGACATCCAGGTCCTGTGTCCTTCAAAAAAAGGGATTGTTGGGATGTACAACTTAAATCGTGTGCTGCAGCAGTACTTAAACCCACCTCATCCTTCTAAAAAAGAGTATGCTTATAAAGAAAACCTGTTCAGAGTTGGAGACAAGGTCATGCAGGTAAAAAACAACTATTCACTTGAATATGAGATTTTACAAGGAGAGGAGAAGGGCAAAGTCTCAACAGGGATATTCAATGGCGACATTGGAGTTGTCAAAGATATTGACAGGGCGCAAGGTGTGCTGGAAATCCTGTTTGACGATGAAAAGTTTGTGTATTATGACTTTTCGCTGCTTGACGATTTAGAACTTGCATATGCAATGACTGTTCACAAATCGCAAGGGTCAGAGTTCAGGTGCATAGTGATGCCTGTTGTTGAGACCTACCCCATTTTGATGACAAGAAACCTTCTTTACACTGCCGTAACACGAGCAAAAGAACTTGTTGTGTTGGTGGGTAAAAAAAGCGCGCTTGAATACATGATAGCAAACCAAAAAGAGGCTATGCGATATTCAGCACTTTGCGACTTTTTATTGCGCGGGCAAGAAAATATGCAAGTGCGAGCTTTATAA
- a CDS encoding type II toxin-antitoxin system HicA family toxin: MKPKELIKILKKDGWYEVRQKGSHKQFKHPIKKGLVTVPYHNKELDPKTLNSILKQAGLK; encoded by the coding sequence TTGAAACCCAAAGAACTAATAAAAATACTTAAAAAAGATGGCTGGTATGAAGTTCGACAGAAAGGCTCTCACAAACAGTTTAAACACCCTATTAAAAAAGGTTTAGTAACAGTCCCATATCACAACAAGGAACTTGACCCAAAAACATTAAATAGTATTCTTAAGCAAGCTGGATTAAAATAA
- a CDS encoding SDH family Clp fold serine proteinase, producing MSFWDLLIFFIIASSLQPVMKQRMLESARQKLIAKIEKKRGSRVILLVHRQETMSFLGFPVYRYIDINDSEEVVRAINMTDPSIPLDIILHTPGGLVLASLQIARAIKRHKGKVTVHVPHYAMSGGTLIALAADEIVMCEDAVLGPVDPQIGEFPAVSILEVVKQKTLNEVDDKTLILADIARKALKQTKDAVLELLSDNYPEDVAQNIAKELVEGKYTHDFPITYEKAKELGLKVRCDMDREIKQLMCLYPQPVNKKSSVDYLWVPRK from the coding sequence ATGAGTTTTTGGGATTTGCTGATATTTTTCATCATAGCAAGTTCACTTCAGCCAGTTATGAAACAGAGAATGCTTGAATCTGCAAGACAAAAGCTTATTGCTAAAATAGAGAAAAAAAGAGGTTCAAGAGTTATTCTTCTTGTTCACAGGCAAGAGACAATGAGTTTTCTTGGTTTTCCGGTGTACCGATACATTGACATAAACGACTCAGAAGAAGTCGTAAGGGCAATAAACATGACTGACCCCTCAATTCCACTTGATATAATTCTACACACACCGGGTGGGCTTGTTTTAGCTTCGCTCCAGATAGCAAGAGCAATAAAAAGACATAAAGGGAAGGTTACGGTTCATGTTCCTCACTATGCAATGTCGGGCGGGACTCTCATTGCTCTTGCTGCAGATGAGATAGTTATGTGTGAGGATGCGGTTTTAGGTCCTGTTGATCCTCAGATTGGGGAATTTCCGGCAGTGTCTATCCTTGAGGTTGTAAAACAAAAGACATTGAATGAGGTTGATGACAAAACATTGATTTTAGCAGACATTGCAAGAAAGGCTTTAAAGCAGACAAAAGATGCTGTTTTAGAACTTCTTTCTGATAACTACCCTGAAGATGTTGCTCAAAACATAGCAAAAGAGCTTGTTGAGGGCAAATACACACATGATTTTCCAATAACATATGAAAAGGCAAAAGAACTGGGGTTAAAAGTAAGATGCGATATGGATAGAGAAATAAAACAGCTCATGTGTTTATATCCGCAACCTGTTAACAAAAAGTCTTCTGTCGATTATCTGTGGGTGCCAAGAAAATAA
- a CDS encoding DUF2922 domain-containing protein has translation MLTLVLTFRLQNGKTFRLSIPEPKPNLTAAEVDSVMNLIVQKNIFVTSSPIVEKVSARIVDREVNTLIGK, from the coding sequence ATGCTCACACTGGTTTTGACATTTAGGCTTCAAAACGGCAAGACATTCAGACTTTCCATTCCAGAACCAAAACCAAACCTTACTGCTGCCGAGGTTGACAGTGTGATGAATTTGATTGTGCAAAAGAACATATTTGTAACATCAAGCCCAATTGTTGAAAAAGTTTCAGCAAGAATTGTTGACAGAGAGGTAAACACTTTAATCGGAAAATAA
- a CDS encoding DUF1659 domain-containing protein codes for MAAKPLVGLLQLKLENGTTSTGKIRFKTLSFDIKPDAQDMDVYQVGQAIASLQSKPLYTIIRSNNFELLY; via the coding sequence ATGGCAGCAAAACCACTTGTAGGCTTGCTGCAGCTTAAACTTGAAAACGGCACGACATCCACTGGCAAAATAAGGTTCAAGACACTCTCTTTTGATATCAAGCCAGATGCCCAAGATATGGATGTGTATCAAGTTGGCCAGGCAATTGCAAGCCTTCAGTCAAAGCCGCTGTACACAATTATAAGAAGCAACAACTTTGAGCTTTTATACTAA
- a CDS encoding type II toxin-antitoxin system HicB family antitoxin encodes MADKYIFPAIFEPGENGGYCVTFPDLPGCITEGKTFEEALYMAKEALELHLYGLEEDNEEIPEPTPPEKLDVPKGAFIVPIIVYMPPVREEMANKSVNKTVTLPRWLNKAAEEAHINFSQVLQQALKEKLGIKERLQA; translated from the coding sequence ATGGCAGATAAATATATTTTTCCTGCTATTTTTGAACCGGGTGAAAATGGTGGGTATTGTGTCACTTTCCCCGATTTGCCTGGTTGTATAACAGAAGGCAAAACTTTTGAAGAAGCTTTATACATGGCTAAAGAAGCTTTAGAATTGCATCTATATGGTTTAGAAGAAGATAACGAAGAAATACCAGAACCTACTCCACCTGAAAAGTTAGATGTCCCTAAAGGTGCTTTTATTGTTCCAATTATCGTTTATATGCCGCCTGTCAGAGAAGAAATGGCAAACAAAAGCGTAAACAAGACTGTGACACTCCCAAGGTGGTTAAATAAAGCTGCTGAAGAAGCTCATATTAATTTTTCTCAAGTCCTGCAACAAGCCTTAAAAGAAAAGCTTGGTATAAAAGAACGTTTGCAAGCTTAA
- the spoVAC gene encoding stage V sporulation protein AC, with translation MNIKDKKACEYQALVKANEPKTNSFKNCILAFLVGGAICDVGQAFLNLYSSFFPNDEAQVLTSITMIFLGAFLTGLGVYDKIGTFAGAGSIVPITGFANSIVSPAIEYKKEGFVFGVGSKMFLIAGPVLVYGISTSILVGLLYYLVKVFPGI, from the coding sequence GTGAACATCAAAGATAAGAAAGCCTGTGAATACCAGGCACTTGTAAAGGCAAACGAGCCAAAGACAAACTCTTTCAAAAACTGCATCTTGGCATTCTTAGTTGGCGGGGCTATCTGCGATGTGGGTCAGGCGTTTTTGAACCTCTACAGCAGCTTTTTCCCAAATGATGAGGCTCAAGTTCTGACATCCATAACCATGATTTTTCTTGGAGCTTTTCTGACAGGCCTTGGAGTGTATGATAAAATTGGTACTTTTGCCGGAGCAGGTTCTATTGTCCCAATCACTGGTTTTGCAAACTCTATTGTCTCTCCTGCTATTGAGTACAAAAAAGAAGGGTTTGTGTTCGGCGTGGGAAGCAAGATGTTTTTGATAGCAGGACCTGTTCTTGTATATGGAATTTCCACATCCATACTGGTAGGGCTTTTGTACTACCTTGTTAAAGTATTTCCTGGGATATGA
- the spoVAE gene encoding stage V sporulation protein AE, protein MEYLRAFLVGGLICVVGQILIDKTKLTSARVLVLFVTLGAILQGLGIYQKLVEFAGAGATVPLPGFGYSLAKGAIEEVSRVGLVGAFTGGVSRTAGGISAAVFFGYVISLIFNPRSK, encoded by the coding sequence ATGGAGTATTTGAGAGCTTTTTTGGTTGGCGGGCTTATCTGTGTTGTCGGACAAATTCTCATTGACAAAACAAAGCTGACATCTGCAAGAGTGCTTGTTTTGTTTGTAACGCTCGGGGCAATTTTGCAAGGCCTTGGAATATATCAAAAGCTAGTTGAGTTTGCCGGGGCGGGAGCAACAGTGCCCCTGCCCGGCTTTGGATATTCTTTGGCAAAAGGTGCTATCGAAGAGGTATCTAGAGTTGGCCTTGTTGGAGCGTTCACAGGTGGCGTTTCAAGAACAGCTGGTGGCATCTCTGCTGCAGTGTTTTTCGGGTATGTAATTTCGCTTATTTTTAATCCAAGGAGTAAATAG
- a CDS encoding biotin transporter BioY: MSQNVEMVTKTRMIILSALFAAITAICAQIKIQIGPVPFTMQVFAIFLASLMLTPRYAFLSLLVYDLLGAVGVPVFAGFSGGLSKFVGPTGGYLIAFPIAAFVTSYINTKKPIKNEAANASVALILGLAIIYIFGFLYLSWAAHMTLKKAFAVGVAPFIIPDIIKLALAYFLARAIKSRKVLNIA; this comes from the coding sequence ATGTCGCAAAATGTTGAAATGGTAACTAAAACAAGAATGATTATTTTATCTGCTCTTTTTGCAGCAATAACTGCCATTTGTGCTCAAATTAAGATTCAAATAGGACCAGTACCTTTTACGATGCAGGTTTTTGCAATTTTTCTGGCAAGTTTGATGCTCACTCCAAGGTATGCATTTTTGAGCCTTCTTGTATATGACCTTTTAGGGGCTGTTGGTGTGCCTGTATTTGCCGGCTTTTCCGGCGGGCTATCTAAATTTGTTGGACCCACTGGTGGGTATTTGATAGCATTTCCGATTGCAGCGTTTGTTACAAGTTATATAAATACAAAAAAGCCAATAAAAAATGAGGCAGCAAATGCCTCAGTAGCACTCATTTTAGGGCTTGCAATTATCTACATCTTTGGATTTTTGTATCTCTCGTGGGCTGCACACATGACACTCAAAAAGGCTTTTGCCGTAGGTGTTGCACCGTTTATAATCCCAGATATTATAAAGCTCGCACTTGCATATTTTCTTGCCCGCGCAATAAAAAGTCGCAAAGTGCTGAATATCGCATAG
- a CDS encoding YvrJ family protein, producing MQDLIANIANIGFPIVLCIYLLTRFESKIDKLSDSIDKLSEKILQMKNN from the coding sequence ATGCAGGATTTGATTGCCAATATTGCCAACATAGGCTTTCCAATTGTGCTTTGCATTTATCTTCTCACAAGGTTTGAAAGCAAGATAGACAAGCTCTCTGACAGCATTGATAAGCTCTCTGAAAAGATACTACAGATGAAAAACAATTGA
- a CDS encoding rhomboid family intramembrane serine protease encodes MIPLRDTIPSREKPFMTWFLIAVNILVFLYQVSLPPEAASEFVLKYAFVPDSFSHALSHGLIVAIVYSIFPIMCSMFMHGSWMHLISNMWSLWLFGDNVEDRVGHFRFLIFYLLSGFFAAYTHWFFNADSNVPIVGASGAISGVMGAYFLMFPLSRIVTLIPIGFIPLFIEIPAVFYLGLWFLSQVSSGILELFGPVFGSGIAWWAHIGGFVFGALTVNFFKKKYRRYHNFFDDEIFYYRYY; translated from the coding sequence TTGATTCCTTTGAGAGATACTATCCCGAGCAGGGAAAAACCTTTTATGACATGGTTTTTGATAGCGGTAAACATTCTTGTTTTTTTATACCAGGTTTCACTTCCACCTGAAGCAGCTTCTGAGTTTGTTTTAAAATATGCATTTGTTCCTGACAGTTTTTCTCATGCTCTCTCGCATGGTTTAATAGTTGCGATTGTATATTCCATATTTCCAATAATGTGTTCAATGTTCATGCATGGAAGCTGGATGCATCTTATATCTAACATGTGGTCTTTGTGGCTTTTTGGTGACAATGTTGAAGACAGGGTAGGTCATTTCAGATTTTTGATTTTTTATCTTCTGAGTGGATTCTTTGCAGCCTATACCCACTGGTTTTTTAATGCAGACTCAAATGTTCCGATTGTTGGCGCATCAGGGGCAATATCTGGTGTTATGGGTGCGTACTTTTTGATGTTCCCACTTTCAAGGATTGTTACTCTAATTCCAATAGGATTTATCCCTCTGTTTATTGAAATTCCAGCTGTGTTTTACCTTGGTTTGTGGTTTTTATCACAGGTGTCGTCCGGGATTCTTGAGCTGTTTGGACCTGTGTTTGGAAGTGGAATTGCCTGGTGGGCTCACATTGGCGGATTTGTATTTGGAGCGCTGACTGTCAACTTCTTTAAAAAGAAGTATCGCAGATATCATAATTTTTTCGATGATGAGATTTTTTACTACAGATATTATTAA
- a CDS encoding stage V sporulation protein S: protein MEVLKVAATSMPQKVANALAAIVKEQGEAELQAVGASAVNQAVKAIAIARGKVAPNGIDLYVIPAFADIIIDGEKKTAIKFIVKSR, encoded by the coding sequence ATGGAAGTTTTAAAAGTTGCTGCTACATCAATGCCTCAGAAGGTTGCAAACGCACTTGCTGCAATTGTAAAAGAACAGGGTGAAGCAGAACTTCAAGCTGTTGGTGCATCTGCTGTAAATCAAGCTGTAAAAGCTATTGCTATTGCTCGTGGAAAGGTTGCTCCAAACGGAATTGACCTTTATGTAATTCCGGCATTTGCAGATATCATCATCGATGGTGAAAAGAAAACAGCTATCAAGTTTATTGTAAAGTCAAGATAA
- the spoVAD gene encoding stage V sporulation protein AD, translated as MKLGRSTYRFESNVTISDCFTVVGKKEGQGPLSIYFDMVIEDEYAGQKSWELAEGKLLNIAITKLVQRAGEKPDNIDLILSGDLLNQLSSSHFAARDLDIPFIGIYGACSTFALSVGLASIFVDGGFAKNVIAATSSHFCSAEKQFRYPLELGTQRPPTSQWTVTGAAAFLIKPEDSLQSPKITHFTVGRILDFGIKDPNNMGAAMAPAAFDTIMRHFSDTKRSFEYYDMIITGDLGYVGRKLLDELFKKEGIRFSSELFDCGILMFDPETQNTGAGASGCAASACVFGGYLYKLLRERTFERILIVPTGALMSQSTALLGESIPVIAHALAIEMV; from the coding sequence ATGAAGCTGGGAAGGTCAACATACAGATTTGAATCAAATGTGACTATCTCCGACTGTTTTACAGTTGTTGGGAAAAAAGAGGGACAGGGACCTCTTTCAATATATTTTGACATGGTCATTGAAGATGAGTATGCAGGACAAAAGTCTTGGGAACTTGCAGAAGGAAAGCTTTTGAATATTGCAATTACAAAGCTTGTGCAAAGAGCAGGGGAAAAGCCTGATAACATAGACCTTATCTTAAGCGGTGACCTTTTAAACCAGCTGTCAAGCTCACACTTTGCTGCAAGAGATTTGGATATTCCTTTCATTGGCATATACGGCGCATGTTCTACCTTTGCCTTGAGCGTTGGACTTGCTTCAATATTTGTAGATGGTGGCTTTGCAAAAAATGTAATTGCCGCAACATCCTCTCACTTTTGCTCTGCCGAAAAACAGTTCAGATACCCCTTAGAGCTTGGCACACAGAGACCTCCAACATCCCAGTGGACTGTAACGGGAGCTGCCGCCTTTTTGATAAAGCCCGAAGATAGCCTCCAAAGCCCCAAAATCACACACTTTACAGTTGGCAGGATACTTGATTTTGGGATAAAAGACCCGAACAACATGGGAGCTGCAATGGCTCCCGCTGCGTTTGACACTATAATGAGGCACTTTTCTGACACAAAGAGAAGTTTTGAATACTATGATATGATAATCACAGGTGATTTGGGGTATGTTGGAAGAAAGCTTCTCGATGAGCTTTTCAAAAAGGAAGGGATAAGATTTTCTTCTGAGCTTTTTGACTGTGGAATTTTGATGTTCGACCCAGAGACTCAAAATACAGGTGCCGGTGCAAGTGGATGTGCTGCCTCTGCCTGTGTATTCGGCGGGTATCTTTATAAACTTTTGCGTGAGCGCACATTTGAGAGGATTTTGATTGTACCAACAGGTGCTTTGATGTCTCAATCAACTGCTTTGCTTGGTGAGAGCATCCCTGTGATTGCCCATGCCCTTGCCATTGAAATGGTGTAG
- the csx20 gene encoding CRISPR-associated protein Csx20 produces the protein MNKMFLIFNHQLSQEQEKEAREVLQVEEIVSLPLKLQEFWSNIPPDVELREEMFKEITDFLLQNKGEQENFCLVQGDFGATVYLVSWCFKNGFVPIYATTKRVAKEIVKPDGSVELLKVFKHERFRRYILCR, from the coding sequence TTGAACAAAATGTTTTTAATTTTCAATCACCAGCTTTCTCAAGAGCAAGAAAAAGAGGCAAGAGAAGTTTTACAGGTTGAAGAAATTGTAAGTCTTCCGCTAAAGCTTCAGGAGTTTTGGAGCAACATTCCACCAGATGTAGAGCTGAGGGAAGAAATGTTTAAAGAAATAACAGATTTTTTACTTCAAAATAAAGGTGAACAGGAGAACTTTTGCCTTGTTCAAGGAGATTTTGGAGCAACAGTTTACCTTGTGAGCTGGTGTTTTAAAAATGGATTTGTGCCAATTTACGCAACAACAAAAAGGGTGGCAAAAGAAATTGTAAAACCTGATGGTTCTGTGGAACTTCTCAAGGTTTTCAAACATGAGAGGTTTAGAAGATACATTCTGTGCAGGTAA